From a region of the Methanolinea sp. genome:
- the flaJ gene encoding archaellar assembly protein FlaJ, translated as MSPSLEALSAGLRQKNRGHLPFAGLLASIRDFFSSFNENKRMSADLLFMVTYMASITTARATRPEIFAYTAARKEFVPSKYFEKIETFVKKWNYSYVDALTIMAERVKNLMLQSMLNRYANSIESGVPDEDFLSRELITIRSIYRNTYEQGLEMLKKWGDAYIAMLFSGALVGIIIMISVAIFSPENIQKTLVSSYIIVICVSVFGLVTMYRAVPADQKVHDLPRGSKEQGMIHRMSRKVLPVAAAIAFIFLMLNLMGVISNAYGLVMLITGLLLFPIGIIGYLDDSNIINRDSDFTVFIRSLGSVMGGKGMTITHALTEIDKKSLTTLEPLVNGLYSKLNLGLDDRLTWERFIGESGSNLIYKYLNIFRDSIELGGSPDQIGEIVGSSMLEQVLLRNNRHTISMGFVVLLIPMHAMMIAIFLFLFHILLHMSQAISSVVSSLGPINSGAMAGAGAVSGTMGGAVTMFVNFPEAEMTVYVMIIITIITISNILAGRIVFGGGRYMFYFFGSILCSVTGIIYIAAPFIVGLFFNIPSFQGV; from the coding sequence ATGTCACCGAGTCTTGAAGCCCTGTCTGCAGGGCTGCGCCAGAAAAACAGGGGACATCTCCCTTTTGCGGGACTCCTGGCATCGATCCGGGACTTTTTTTCATCATTTAATGAGAACAAGAGGATGAGCGCCGACCTCCTCTTCATGGTCACCTACATGGCGTCGATTACCACGGCCCGCGCAACCCGGCCGGAAATCTTTGCCTACACCGCAGCCCGTAAGGAGTTTGTACCCTCGAAATACTTTGAAAAGATCGAGACGTTCGTCAAGAAATGGAACTACAGCTATGTGGATGCACTGACAATCATGGCCGAGCGGGTGAAGAACCTCATGCTCCAGAGCATGCTGAACCGGTACGCCAACTCCATTGAATCCGGCGTTCCAGATGAAGACTTCCTCTCCCGGGAACTGATCACGATCCGGAGCATTTACCGCAATACCTACGAACAGGGTCTCGAGATGCTGAAGAAGTGGGGGGATGCCTACATTGCGATGCTCTTCTCAGGAGCCCTCGTGGGAATCATCATCATGATCTCTGTTGCCATTTTCTCGCCGGAAAACATCCAGAAAACACTGGTAAGCTCCTATATCATCGTCATCTGCGTCTCCGTGTTCGGTCTGGTTACCATGTATCGGGCCGTTCCCGCCGATCAGAAAGTCCATGATCTCCCGCGGGGGTCAAAAGAGCAGGGGATGATCCACCGGATGAGCAGGAAGGTGCTTCCGGTTGCGGCCGCCATAGCTTTCATTTTTCTCATGCTCAATCTCATGGGCGTTATCTCCAATGCCTATGGCCTCGTTATGCTCATCACCGGCCTCCTCCTCTTCCCGATCGGGATAATCGGGTATCTCGATGATTCAAACATCATCAACCGGGACAGTGACTTCACGGTCTTCATCCGAAGCCTCGGGTCGGTGATGGGCGGCAAAGGGATGACCATCACCCATGCCCTGACAGAGATCGACAAAAAGTCCCTCACCACCCTTGAACCTCTCGTGAACGGATTATATTCAAAGCTGAACCTCGGTCTTGATGACCGCCTTACCTGGGAGCGGTTTATCGGGGAAAGCGGCAGTAACCTGATCTACAAGTATCTGAACATCTTCCGCGACTCTATCGAGCTGGGAGGATCGCCGGACCAGATAGGGGAGATTGTTGGATCTTCCATGCTCGAACAGGTGCTGCTCCGGAACAACCGACACACCATCTCGATGGGGTTCGTGGTCCTGCTCATCCCCATGCATGCCATGATGATCGCCATCTTTCTCTTCCTCTTCCATATCCTTCTGCACATGTCACAGGCCATCAGCAGTGTCGTCTCCTCCCTCGGCCCGATTAATAGCGGTGCTATGGCCGGTGCCGGGGCGGTCAGCGGAACCATGGGTGGTGCCGTGACCATGTTTGTCAATTTCCCGGAGGCAGAGATGACGGTCTACGTCATGATCATTATCACCATCATCACCATCTCCAACATACTGGCAGGGAGAATCGTCTTCGGAGGTGGACGATACATGTTCTACTTCTTCGGAAGCATTCTCTGCTCCGTAACCGGTATTATTTATATAGCGGCACCGTTTATAGTTGGTTTGTTCTTTAACATTCCATCATTCCAGGGGGTCTGA
- a CDS encoding protease inhibitor I42 family protein, with amino-acid sequence MQTISGIYSRQWESTTGNQTSFTLNLRVGGSPPPTGIPLNYTIYTEGDNEKPFPQGLGGEFGIRLAENPTTGYSWILTVPNGLSLIGDEYIPSQPPGMMAGSGGIHAFSLKATGRGEHAVHGEYRRPWVAEGTIAFIDLEGGFFGITGDDGEHYLPLNLVPEYEVDRLRIAFEFEPGKTQPPSRCGALP; translated from the coding sequence ATGCAGACAATTTCCGGTATTTATTCAAGGCAATGGGAATCCACAACCGGAAACCAGACCAGCTTCACCCTGAATCTACGGGTGGGCGGGAGCCCTCCACCAACCGGGATTCCGCTCAATTATACCATTTACACAGAAGGGGATAACGAAAAACCGTTTCCCCAGGGACTGGGAGGAGAATTCGGTATCCGGCTGGCCGAGAACCCGACCACCGGGTATTCCTGGATTCTAACGGTTCCAAACGGCCTTTCCCTTATCGGTGATGAGTATATCCCGTCCCAACCCCCTGGCATGATGGCAGGCTCCGGAGGGATCCATGCATTCTCATTAAAAGCAACAGGGAGAGGCGAACATGCCGTTCACGGTGAATACCGGCGTCCATGGGTCGCGGAAGGTACCATTGCCTTCATCGACCTTGAAGGTGGGTTCTTTGGAATTACCGGTGATGACGGAGAACACTACCTGCCGCTCAATCTTGTCCCGGAGTATGAGGTTGACAGACTCCGCATCGCGTTTGAATTCGAGCCGGGAAAGACGCAGCCACCATCCAGATGTGGGGCACTCCCGTGA
- a CDS encoding flagellar accessory protein FlaH, translated as MSKNEITGILGGEDKNILSTGNSEIDKKIADGLPLGSLTLIEGENDTGKSVLTQQIIWGAMKQGLNVDIFSTEMTTKSFLSQMESMSLDVSDYFAWGYVRLFPIHAADLSWSEEQMEGILDHVINHIRKSRAEVHIIDSLTMFTKYSSQAAILTFLTNCKTLVDKGKTILITLHNYAFEEDTLIRIRSICDAHLMMKKSLIGDKYVMVMEVVKVRGARKTTGNLVSFEVHPGYGMKIIPISMARV; from the coding sequence ATGTCTAAGAACGAGATAACCGGAATCCTGGGTGGCGAGGACAAGAACATACTGTCCACGGGTAACTCCGAGATAGACAAGAAGATAGCGGATGGCCTCCCCCTCGGATCGCTCACCCTCATCGAAGGTGAGAACGACACCGGGAAGAGCGTGTTGACTCAGCAGATAATCTGGGGTGCAATGAAACAGGGGTTGAATGTCGACATTTTCTCAACTGAAATGACAACAAAGAGTTTCCTCTCGCAGATGGAGTCTATGAGCCTTGACGTATCGGATTATTTTGCATGGGGGTATGTCAGGTTATTTCCCATCCATGCCGCTGACTTAAGTTGGTCGGAAGAACAGATGGAGGGGATCCTCGACCATGTCATCAACCACATCAGGAAAAGCCGGGCAGAAGTCCACATCATCGACTCCCTCACCATGTTCACGAAATACTCTTCGCAGGCCGCCATCCTCACCTTCCTCACCAATTGCAAAACCCTGGTCGATAAAGGCAAAACAATCCTGATCACTCTGCATAACTATGCTTTTGAAGAGGATACCCTGATCCGTATCCGGTCAATCTGCGATGCGCACCTGATGATGAAGAAATCCCTCATTGGGGATAAGTACGTAATGGTCATGGAAGTGGTGAAAGTTCGGGGAGCCCGTAAGACCACCGGGAACCTGGTCAGCTTTGAGGTACATCCAGGTTACGGGATGAAGATCATCCCCATCTCAATGGCGCGTGTCTAG
- a CDS encoding flagellin: MSSETIVNALFLISAVIAAGILINAIFPAIYRTSETFGKTTHDADLKMRTDFKFVNMYAKNPEARIWLKNTGSARIARGELESSDLFIGAVGDFERVSLAGNFTIEGQIPVNNFWNPGETLTISLQSAKIPSRKEEVYCSLVLPNGVQRSGNFPAY, from the coding sequence ATGTCGAGTGAGACCATTGTCAATGCCCTCTTTTTAATCAGCGCCGTGATCGCAGCGGGGATCCTGATCAATGCCATCTTCCCGGCAATATACCGGACCTCGGAGACCTTTGGCAAAACAACACATGATGCAGACCTGAAGATGCGGACAGACTTCAAGTTCGTCAATATGTATGCCAAGAATCCGGAGGCCCGCATATGGCTAAAGAATACAGGGAGTGCACGGATTGCACGAGGCGAACTCGAGTCTTCGGATCTCTTTATCGGGGCGGTCGGTGATTTTGAACGAGTGTCCCTTGCAGGGAATTTTACCATCGAAGGACAGATCCCGGTAAACAATTTCTGGAACCCGGGAGAGACGCTGACCATCTCGCTGCAATCTGCGAAAATTCCTTCCCGGAAAGAGGAGGTCTATTGTTCGCTGGTTCTCCCGAATGGTGTCCAGCGTTCCGGGAACTTTCCCGCCTACTGA
- a CDS encoding hotdog fold thioesterase yields MDDPEQFLARDAFARQAGITLLESSSGRARVKMEVCDMHLNSHGTVHGGAIFTLADTAFAVASNSHGIPAAAINAHISYMRSVSSGTLYADAEEFDLNPKLATYTVRISDEKGVPIAIFQGMVYRKTPRK; encoded by the coding sequence ATGGATGATCCGGAACAATTTCTCGCAAGAGATGCCTTCGCCCGGCAAGCGGGAATCACGCTCCTCGAGTCTTCTTCGGGAAGGGCACGGGTAAAAATGGAGGTTTGCGACATGCACCTGAACAGCCATGGAACTGTGCACGGCGGGGCCATCTTCACTCTTGCCGATACCGCCTTTGCTGTTGCGTCAAATTCCCATGGCATACCTGCTGCTGCCATAAATGCCCATATCTCCTATATGAGATCGGTTTCCTCCGGTACACTCTATGCCGATGCAGAGGAGTTCGACCTCAACCCGAAGCTTGCCACCTACACGGTAAGGATAAGCGATGAAAAAGGGGTTCCAATCGCCATATTCCAGGGAATGGTCTACCGGAAGACCCCACGGAAATAA
- a CDS encoding class I SAM-dependent methyltransferase: protein MSSLEKGKKLQEEYSIRFGGLEDYRKNVWKILCKNIFQKHIPDDAAVLDIGSGYGEFITNIDAKTKYAIDLNPDGRKYLADDINFLNQECSEKWVSVEDSSIDVVFSSNFLEHLFKKEQVEKTLNEAFRCLKPGGIIILMGPNIRYLAKEYWDFWDHYIPISDNSMAEVLKLSGFEILDVVPKFLPYTMSRGGGQPPLILLKVFLKCRLLWKIFGKQFLIIARKS, encoded by the coding sequence ATGAGTAGCTTGGAAAAGGGTAAAAAACTTCAAGAAGAGTACAGCATAAGGTTTGGAGGCTTAGAGGATTACAGAAAGAACGTATGGAAAATATTGTGTAAAAATATATTTCAAAAACACATTCCAGATGATGCAGCTGTTTTGGATATTGGCTCTGGATATGGCGAGTTTATTACAAATATCGATGCCAAAACAAAATATGCGATCGATCTAAATCCAGATGGCAGGAAATACCTAGCAGATGACATAAATTTTTTAAATCAAGAATGTTCAGAAAAGTGGGTATCAGTTGAGGATAGCTCTATCGATGTTGTTTTCTCTAGTAATTTTTTGGAGCATTTATTCAAAAAAGAGCAAGTAGAAAAAACTCTAAATGAAGCCTTTAGATGCTTAAAACCAGGTGGAATAATAATCTTAATGGGTCCAAACATTAGATATCTGGCTAAAGAGTACTGGGATTTTTGGGATCACTACATTCCTATCTCCGATAACTCAATGGCTGAAGTCTTAAAGCTCTCTGGTTTTGAAATTTTGGATGTAGTGCCAAAATTTTTACCATATACAATGTCGAGGGGAGGGGGACAGCCTCCTTTAATACTTCTAAAAGTTTTTCTTAAATGCAGGCTCTTATGGAAAATCTTTGGAAAACAATTTTTAATAATTGCAAGAAAATCCTGA
- a CDS encoding HEAT repeat domain-containing protein: MAPRSRVLVINLWDSDKKVRLAAIDALGGIGDPRAYEHLVRMLGDQDHDVRFACVVALGQMGDKRAIGPLSEACHDKNGYVRTIAQEMVERLKGIQ, from the coding sequence TTGGCCCCACGCAGTCGAGTACTGGTTATCAATCTCTGGGATAGCGACAAGAAAGTCCGACTGGCCGCCATTGATGCCCTCGGGGGAATCGGAGACCCACGGGCATATGAACACCTGGTCAGGATGCTCGGTGATCAGGATCATGATGTGCGGTTTGCCTGTGTGGTGGCATTGGGACAAATGGGCGACAAACGCGCAATCGGACCACTTTCAGAGGCCTGTCACGATAAGAACGGCTATGTGAGGACCATCGCGCAGGAAATGGTTGAGAGACTGAAAGGCATTCAGTAA
- a CDS encoding HEAT repeat domain-containing protein: MIAMERTGQGGYLAAGFGGQVLKLTVIGIFSVIALAVTLFAFFSDETFFGIANIILLPHLYLIPIILFAFWYPKRGLQITIIIIVTLVVLTFVFYYRGMIQDPLFMLLNSGVDLMIVFALALYAKDRDLIEGILKDIMGQYRGSRGRTKGDRLGQAEKWEGLFSLDVSEIVQALRTGDEDDREEAARALGELRDPEAVEPLTAALGDQSRYVRREAAKALGAIGEERCIPPLIKALRDEDRSAREGAAEGLAMMGTMAINSLARALDDPDWHVRMGAVVALRIIGDRTVMPGIIRAAGDENRFVRREAIKGLGRIGGNEVLQPLADALTDEDTGVRLRAAGALGRTGRDDAIAPLIGALGDRDSGVRLRAIQALEEIGSPAARAVLEQHGEQAGKD; the protein is encoded by the coding sequence ATGATCGCCATGGAGCGTACTGGACAAGGGGGCTATCTGGCTGCCGGATTCGGGGGGCAGGTACTGAAACTCACCGTTATCGGGATATTTTCAGTAATTGCGCTGGCAGTCACTCTCTTTGCCTTTTTTTCCGATGAAACCTTCTTCGGAATTGCGAATATCATCCTCCTCCCCCACCTGTACCTCATCCCGATTATCCTCTTCGCGTTCTGGTACCCGAAACGCGGCCTCCAGATCACCATCATCATCATCGTGACGCTCGTCGTTCTCACCTTCGTTTTCTATTACAGGGGGATGATCCAGGACCCGCTCTTCATGCTCCTCAATTCAGGCGTTGACCTGATGATTGTTTTCGCCCTTGCCCTGTATGCCAAGGACCGTGACCTCATCGAGGGAATCCTGAAAGATATCATGGGGCAGTACCGGGGCAGCCGGGGAAGGACGAAAGGTGACAGGCTGGGGCAGGCAGAAAAATGGGAAGGCCTGTTCTCCCTGGATGTTTCTGAGATAGTACAGGCACTCCGGACTGGCGATGAGGATGACCGGGAGGAAGCGGCCCGGGCACTTGGAGAGCTCCGGGACCCGGAAGCGGTCGAACCGCTCACCGCAGCACTTGGCGACCAGAGCAGGTATGTGCGTAGAGAGGCAGCAAAGGCGCTTGGCGCAATCGGCGAGGAACGGTGTATTCCCCCTCTGATAAAGGCTCTCCGGGACGAGGATCGGTCCGCACGCGAGGGTGCGGCTGAGGGCCTGGCAATGATGGGCACCATGGCCATAAACTCCCTCGCCCGGGCCCTCGATGATCCGGACTGGCATGTCCGGATGGGTGCTGTGGTAGCGCTCAGAATTATCGGCGACCGGACCGTCATGCCGGGGATTATCAGGGCGGCAGGAGACGAGAACCGCTTCGTACGCCGCGAAGCGATAAAAGGGCTGGGCAGGATTGGTGGTAATGAAGTCCTCCAACCGCTCGCCGACGCTCTCACCGATGAGGATACCGGCGTGCGGCTCCGGGCTGCCGGAGCTTTGGGCAGGACCGGTCGCGATGATGCAATCGCCCCGCTCATAGGTGCCCTGGGAGACCGGGACAGCGGCGTGCGGCTCCGGGCCATACAGGCTCTCGAGGAGATCGGTAGTCCCGCGGCACGGGCGGTCCTCGAACAGCACGGTGAGCAGGCCGGAAAGGATTGA
- a CDS encoding type II/IV secretion system ATPase subunit, which produces MESLTFTPVLPFEPSSRSDEGNDCLNNIEECALYRMLPVNAKEYVRQAPHLLEYMHLFPVDVYGIPLFFSELKRDLKGIKEPNLIYPADETTFVHIFHDVNDVRNYYIPIEPSFLHSVQELLPAVEILLVDLLDSLSNDPVTDEERAGVLKGLFAKVAYAPTPGERVPRALPLATHGGNPGVGSRIKDFLKKDLTARKNLKSDAILAKFSRMPDGRLIVNASEYKALEYLLVRDKIDIGMLKPFINDRYIEDITVDGVGPIFIEHKIFKGLKSVVGWKNTEELDKFVIKLAERTKRPITYRNPIVDSTLPDGSRINIVYSTDISRKGSNFTIRKVMDDPISILKLVEFKTCDYMIAGYLWICIENGMSLFMSGETASGKTTSLNAMTAFIPPENKIVTIEDTPELQIPHRNWTREVSKGKGRGEGEGGEVTMFDLLRAALRQRPNQILVGEIRGVEGSVAFGAMQTGHPVLSTFHAASVEKLIQRLCGDPINIPKTYVDNLNLVVIQSAVRRPSGEMVRRIISVNELVGFNPETQGFSFVEMFHWDPVTDTFVFTGKGSSYLLENKVATMLGIPDHKKAQIYQEIEKRARILERLHKAGYTGFYDLFHMITKVKKQGLLSIDVTES; this is translated from the coding sequence ATGGAATCCCTCACGTTCACACCTGTCCTTCCTTTCGAGCCATCATCACGGTCCGATGAAGGAAATGACTGTCTGAACAATATCGAGGAATGCGCTCTCTACCGGATGCTTCCGGTCAATGCCAAGGAGTACGTGAGACAGGCTCCCCACCTCCTGGAGTATATGCACCTCTTTCCGGTTGATGTGTATGGGATCCCCCTTTTTTTCTCGGAACTGAAGCGCGATCTCAAGGGGATCAAGGAACCGAACCTGATCTATCCTGCCGATGAAACGACTTTTGTCCATATCTTTCACGATGTCAATGATGTGAGGAATTATTATATCCCGATTGAACCGTCTTTCCTGCACAGTGTCCAGGAACTCCTTCCCGCAGTCGAGATTCTTCTCGTCGACCTGCTGGATTCGCTCAGTAACGATCCAGTCACCGATGAAGAGCGTGCCGGGGTTCTGAAGGGGCTCTTCGCAAAAGTCGCATATGCACCAACTCCTGGCGAAAGGGTTCCCAGAGCCCTACCCCTGGCCACCCATGGAGGAAATCCGGGAGTCGGTTCCAGGATCAAGGACTTCCTCAAGAAAGACTTGACTGCCAGGAAAAATTTGAAATCGGATGCAATCCTCGCAAAGTTTTCGCGTATGCCTGATGGGCGACTGATCGTAAATGCCTCGGAATACAAAGCCCTCGAATATCTCCTTGTAAGGGACAAGATCGACATCGGCATGCTGAAGCCGTTCATCAATGATCGCTATATCGAAGATATCACGGTTGATGGGGTAGGCCCTATCTTCATTGAGCACAAGATCTTCAAGGGACTGAAGTCGGTGGTAGGCTGGAAGAATACCGAGGAGCTCGATAAATTCGTGATAAAACTGGCTGAACGGACCAAGCGGCCAATCACCTACCGGAATCCGATCGTCGATTCAACGCTCCCCGACGGCTCGCGTATTAATATCGTGTACAGTACCGACATCAGCAGGAAGGGGAGCAATTTCACCATTCGGAAGGTGATGGATGATCCAATCAGTATCCTGAAACTGGTTGAATTCAAGACCTGCGACTACATGATAGCCGGGTATCTCTGGATCTGCATCGAGAATGGCATGTCACTTTTTATGAGTGGGGAGACCGCGAGTGGCAAGACTACGAGCCTTAATGCCATGACCGCCTTCATTCCTCCCGAAAATAAGATTGTCACTATCGAGGATACTCCCGAACTACAGATCCCCCACCGGAACTGGACCCGGGAGGTCTCAAAAGGGAAAGGGAGGGGGGAAGGTGAAGGAGGAGAGGTAACAATGTTCGACCTGCTGCGGGCGGCGCTCAGGCAGCGTCCTAACCAGATCCTTGTGGGAGAGATCAGAGGCGTGGAAGGTTCGGTCGCTTTTGGTGCGATGCAGACAGGCCATCCGGTCCTCTCAACGTTCCACGCGGCATCGGTCGAAAAACTCATCCAGCGGCTCTGTGGTGACCCGATCAATATCCCAAAGACCTACGTTGACAATCTGAACCTGGTCGTCATCCAGAGTGCCGTCCGCAGACCTAGCGGCGAGATGGTCCGGAGAATCATCTCGGTGAATGAACTTGTTGGCTTCAATCCGGAAACTCAGGGATTCTCTTTCGTTGAGATGTTTCACTGGGACCCTGTGACCGATACCTTCGTGTTTACCGGTAAGGGCAGCAGCTACCTCCTCGAGAACAAGGTGGCCACCATGCTGGGCATCCCTGATCATAAGAAAGCACAGATTTACCAGGAGATCGAAAAGAGAGCCCGTATACTTGAACGTCTTCACAAAGCAGGCTATACAGGGTTCTACGACCTTTTTCACATGATTACCAAGGTCAAGAAACAGGGACTGCTCTCCATAGATGTCACCGAGTCTTGA